Sequence from the Pseudophaeobacter arcticus DSM 23566 genome:
GAACTTCAAACGACAGCTCTGCATGGATTTGTCACATCCGGGCTCCAACCGCAGCTGATCCCCAGGCCGCAGCCCCCCGCGCAGCGCCTCCCACAGAGTGATCCGCCGTGCGTCCTTGAGCTGCTCATCCCGCTTGATGCTGCCCCAGAGCCCTATTGCCGCGCCGCTCAGCACTGTCAGACGCCCACCTGCAAACCAGCCCGGCTCAAACCCGGCGAGGCTTTGCCATTGAAAGGCGCTGTCTTTGGGTATCGTCTCGACCTGACCTTCAAAGGCGTAGCCCGAGGTTGTCAGATCAAAACGGCAGGCACCATCGCCCAGAACCGCAGTGCAGGGTTTCTGATAGATCCGTCCCAGAGGCTGGTTCAGGGCCTCGGTGAGGCCGCGCAGTTCCGCCTCAAAAGCGCCGCCCGCCCGGTGCAGCTCGCCAATGGTGCCGTGAAACTGCAGCCAGCGATCTGCGGTGTTTTTCCAGTTGACCAACCAACAGCTGAGGTCGGCCCCGTCAAAGCGCCCGGCCACAATATCAGCCTCACGCAGGGCGACATCACTCAGCGCCCCCTGCGCCGAAGAGTTATCAACGGAAAGCCCGGTGCTCTGCACCAGGGCGCGGGCGCTCAGCCCGGAACCCGCGATGAAACGCCAGTCCTCAAACGACAGATCCAGATCATGATCGGTAAAGCCAAACCGGGTTCCATCCTTGCGGGTCAGCCCCCAGCACCGTGCCAGGGTGGTGACACCCGTCTGTGTATGCGCCCAAAGGCCCTCAGCTGCTGTCGCCATCAGACTCGCACCTCCACCACTGGCACATTGGGCACATCCCCGGCCTGGAAAGAGGCAACACTGGTCAGGATCCTATCGGTATCAAAGCGCACCGGCACGTCAAATTCACAGCCCGCCACGATCTCAACCCCCTGTTCCGGCGGATAGCTCAGACGGATCAGGCCGGTGGTGGGATCCAGCGTGAAGTCAATATCTTCTTTCAGCTCTTCCTGCCCCAGCCCCAAACGAACCGTGCCCACTACCGGTTTGCTGAGGGGGCGCTGGTAGATGCTGTCGCCAGAGCGATAATTCTTGATCAGTTGAAAATCGCGCTGGGCGCCATCCCCCAGCCCAATGACCTGATCGCGAAAATCCACCTCCGCCGAGGGGCGAGCGGATTTGTAATCGGACCAGTCTTTCCAGCGAAAGCCGTAAATCTGCCCCTGGCGGGCCTCAAAAAACGCAATCAGTGCTTCGATGTCATCCAGTGAGCGCAGCCCCAGCCCGGCATCATAGCGCCGTCGGGAATGGGCCCAGGGGGTGTTGCGTTCCTCAAACCCATTGGCCAGCGTCACCACATCACTGCGCCGCTCTGGCCCGCCAACCGAGCCAAAGCTCAGAGAGGCGGGAAATCTGATTTCGTGAAAACTCATGGGAGTGCGCTCCTAACGGTTGCGATTGCCACGGCTCAGTGCGCGCGACAGTTGGGCGGCGATCTGGCCACGACTGCGCGCAAAACCCTGAACATCGGGGGTGCTGACATTCATCACCACGGTGGTGCCGCCGCCCTGCGAGCGCACGCCCAGGCTACCATCCGCGCCGCGGCTCAGCGGCAGAATGGCTTCGGGGCCTGCCTCGCCCATCAGCCCGGTGCCGCCACGCATCGGAAAACGGGTGGGGGCGCTGACGATACCACCGCGCGCAAAGGGAACCACCTGCCCCTGAGAAAACGCCGCGCCATTGGCAAAGGGCAAAAGCCCGCCAATCAGATCGCCAACCCCGGTGGAAATCAGCCCGCCAACGTGATCGGTGATCGGGCGCAGGGCGGCATTATAGGTGGTTTTGACCAAAGAGCGCGCCAGACCATCCAGCGCCGAGGACAGGCTGTCGCCATCAAAAACCACCTGCTCAAAGGAGCGCCGCAACCCGCGCGACAGCCCCCGTTCCAGAGTCTCGACATCCTTGCCGGTGGCTTCAAAAGCATCACGCACCCGGCGCAACTCTGCTTCAAAGCTGGCGGCCATCCCGGCGGCATCGCCAAGCGTATCGCCAAGCGCCCCACTTTGGAGGTCCAACGCGGCAATGTCACGACTGTCAGCCATGGTGCGATCCTTTGTGCACTGTGCCCGGCATCTCGCGATGCCAAAGCGGGAAAATTGAAACTTAGGGGGCGTGATTATCCAGCTGCGGCGGAGGGTGGCGTCTGGTCAGGAAAGCGCCGCATCAGCGCCTGCAACCCACTTCGGTTCAGGCTTGGGGCCTGTGCCACTGGCGCGAGCAGCAATTGCAGCTCCAGCGGAGTGAGGTCCCAAAACTCTGCCGGGCGCAGCCGCAGCCCGCCCAGACCAGCCCGCATCAGGCCAGGCCAATCCAGCCCACTCATGGCGCGACCTCCTGGCCCTGTGCCGCGGCCGGGAGCGAAAAACTGCGGGCCAGAAGTTGCGCCGCCACCCTAGCGGCCTCAACAGCACCGCCGGCAATCTCTGCCCCGGCCAAATCCAAAACCTCCAGATCATGGCCGCCGCCCTCCAGACCAGCCGTCAGCAGCGCAAGAATATCAGCCGCAGAAAATCGTCCTGTTTCAAAGCGCTGTACCAGCGCCACCAGCGATCCCTCCTGCAGCTGCATCTCCAGCCGCGCCAATGCCCCCAGGGTGAGACGCAGCACAAAGGGGCTGTCATTGATGACCAGCGTCACCTCACCCCGCCAGGGGTTTTCAGGCTTTTGTTGCATGGCTCACGCCGCCGTAAAGCTGAGCGCGCCAGCACTCGCCAGGGAGAGCTCATAGGTGGCTTCGCCATTATGGCTGCCGACATAGTCCAGCGCAGTCACCTGAAACGGCCCCTGCACGGTGCCAAAGTCCGGCACCACCACCTGGCAATCCGGCGTCACCCCGTCAAAGAACAGCTGGCGCGCCCGCTCATCGGTGGTTTCATCGCGAAACACCCCCGACCCTGAGATCGAGGCAGAGCGCACCCCGGCGCCCGCCAGCAGCTCGCGCCAGCCGCCCTGGCTTTCGAGACTGGTGACATCGACAGTTTCGGCGTTAAAGCTGATCCGCGTGGCCCGCAGCCCCGCCAGTGTTTCAAACTGACCATCGCCGGTCATATCCACCTTGATCAACAGATCCTTACCATTCTGGGTAGCCATGACAGCGCCCCCTTTCTAACTGAGTGAGTGTATGGGTTGGTATTTGTCTGCAAAAACTGAAACTTAGAGCTCAGCTGTCTTCCACCCGCGCGGCAAAAAGCAGGGTAATGCTGCGACCGCCGTCTTGCAGGCGCTGGGCGCTGGCGCGTTCAAACCAGATTCCCACCAGCCGCCCCCGGCTGAGGCTCAGCGGCGCATCAACCAGCGCATCACAGATCGCGGCGGCGGCCTCCTTGGCGACGATAAAGCCGGCGCTGCTGGTGAAAACGCTGATGGTAAAGCGGTGGCGGGCGCCCTGACCGCTGGCGTCTGAACGATCCAGAACCTCTTCGGAACCCAAAACCGCGTAGATCTGCGGCAGGCTGCCCGTCGGCATGGCGTCAAACAGATCAGAGCCAAGGGCCGCCGTCACCCCGGCATCAGCCGTCAGGTGCTGAAACACAGACTGCTGCAATGCACTGGCCAGCGCATAGGTCATGGCGCCACCTCCTCGATACATTGACAATTTAGATAGCGCCCGCCCGGGTCTGCCTCGCTGACCGCTTCGATGCGGAACAGGCGCTGGCCTTGGCGAAACCGCTGACCGGGGCGCGGACGCGACAGGCTGCCCTGTGGCGTGGCGCGCAGGGTGATCTTGTAGCGCTGCAGGGACAGGCTGCCGCCCTCTTGCCCGGCGGTGCGCCCCGTTTGGGCGCTCAGCTCGGCCCAGACCACCCCCAACGGTGCCCAGCTTTCGCTATAGCCCCCAGCCCCATCGCTGAGCCGCTGCGGGTCTTCCAACAGCAGCCGTCGGCGCAGCTGCGGTGCCAGACTGTGGGTCATGACGTCCCCCCCGCCGAAAGCCGCAAATGACGATAGCGATCAATCAGGCTGACAACGCCAAAGGGCATGCAGCCGCCATGCAGGCCCGTGTCATCGCGGTATGCGTAATAATGGGCCGCCAACATCAACACCGCCTGGGCCAGATCATGGGGCAGCGCCTGCCAGTTGGTGGCCATCCCTGCGGTCAGCGTAATCTCCAGCCGGGCACCGTTTTCCAGACGCGGCAGCGATCCTGCGCGGGGGTGTAGGCGGGGCTGCTGGCTGTCGGATTCCACCCAAAAGGTTTCGGGTGCCAAGGCCGAGGGATCGCCTTCAGCATCAAACAGCGTTGCCAAGGTCAGAGACAGAACCGGGGCAAGCGGCAGCGCCGCCCAGTCGAGCCGCCGCCAACCGGTAATCACCCAGAGGAAATCGCGCTGCAACAGCGCCTTGCCGGTGCGGTTTTCAATCGCCGCCAGAGAGGCCCGCAAAAACCCGGTCAATACACTGTCCTGCAAGTCGTCTTCGCCAAAGCCGGTTCCCAGTCGCAGGTGCGCCTTAAAGGCCTCCAGCGGCAGGGCCGTATCCGGCACCGGTGTCACTTCGCTCAACATCATCATCAACTCCGCGGGCTCAGATCCCCAAGATGTCCCAATCTGGTTCAGCGGGCACGCAAGGCTCTCTGCCGCTCGGACGGAGGGGGAGCAGCTAGACGACAGAAAACCAGGGAATGCGTACCCGCCGGGGAACCGGGCTGCCGGTTCCCCATTCAGCCAAAGCAGTTAGCTCAGGCCGAATTTCAGCAGTTTGATGGCTGCAAAATCGCTGACATCGCCGCCCACCCGTTTGGTGGCGTAAAACAGCACATGGGGTTTGGCGCTAAAGGGATCGCGCAGCACCCGCAGATCGGGGCGTTCCGCAATGGTATAGCCAGCGGCAAAATCACCAAAGGCCAGCGACAGGCTACCCGAGGCGGCATCCGGCATGTCTTCGGCAATCAGCACCGGATAGCCAAGCAGGCGCGCAGGTTCACCTGCCGCCAGTCCGTCGGACCACAGAAAGCGGCCATCCGCGTCTTTCAGCTTGCGCACCAGGCCTGCGGTTTTGGAGTTCATCACAAAGCTGGCGTTGGCGCGATACCGCGCCCCCAGAGCGTAGACCAGATCAATGATGGCGTCGCCATCCCCAATGCCACCATCATCCCCTGACGCGACATAGCCAAGGCTTCCCCAGCTCCAGCTGCCATTTTCCACCGTCGGATGGGTCAGAATACCCGTTGGCTTGTCGATGCCATCGCCGGTCAGAAAGGCCGCAGCTTCGGCGCGGGAGAACTTGTCGGCGATGCGCCCGGCCAGCCAGCCTTCGATGTCAAAGGCGCTGTCGTCCAGCAGCCGCTGCGAGGCCTTGGGCAGCGCACTCAGCTCATGCAGGGCAATGGTGATCCGGTCGATCACCGGTGTGCCGCTCTCCACAGTTGGGTCGGTCTCGGTGGCCCAGCCCGCCCCGGTGTCGCTGTGATCAATCAACACATCGAACGAGGTGGCCTCCACGCTCACCACCGTGGCCACAGCCCGGATCGACGCGGTGGACTGCAGCACAGATTTCACCGTCTCCGAGGTCTGCGGATCCACCAGATAGCCGCCATCACTGTTGACAGTGGTCGACAAGGCCTTGCTTTCAGGCATCAGGCCACGAAGGGCACTGTCGTCGCCGGTCCGGATGTAGCCACAAAAGGCCTTTTGGTGGGGAGCCTGCTCTGCGCTTGCGGCTGCAAGATGCGGGCGCACTGCCCGGTTTGTCTTTCGATCCAGCATGGTCATTCGCTCTTCCGTCTGTTTGAATTTTACTTTCACAACGTCCTGAAACCCTTTGAACTCCCGCAGAAACCCTGACATCGCCTGGGTGACTTCCTGGGTCAAAGGAGCTGCCTGGTTGGCCAAGTCCGGGGTATCCCTCTTAGTCATGTTTTTGTCCTGTTCTGTTCAAGGTTGGGGAAAGAATCATACGGTTCAGATCGCGGCTGGCCCGGCGCAGATCAGCAGCAAGTTGCCGCAGCTTGCGCTCTTCGGCATCGGATTTCTGGCCCATCACCCGCGCCGTTGGCAGCATCGGAAAGGTCACCAGGGAGACTTCCCAAAGCTCAACCTCGGTGAGCACCCGGCCGCCATCCTCGCCCCTGTGGGCGCGCTTGGTCCGGTAGCCGATCGACAGGCCTTCGATTGCGCCCGCAGCGATCAGCGCCGCCGCTTCGGCCCCGCGTGAAATTTCCGTCAGCAGGCGGCCTTTGACCCAAAGCCCACGCGTGTCTTCGCGCAGCTCTTCCCAGACACCAATTGGCTGGGCGGGATCGTGCTGCCACAACATCTTAACCCGACAGCCAGAGGCCGCGAGGCGCTGCAGCGAGGCGCCATAGGCCCCCGGTGCGACGCGATCTCCGCCCTGATCGGCCTCGCCAAACAGGCTTGCGTACCCCTGGATCACGCTGTCGTCCTGAACCGTCAGCATCTCCCCAAAGCGCGAAAACTTATGTTCAAATCCTGCCTCAACCACCATTGAATAACCTCACTTAACCTGTTGTAAACACGTCAATTCATCGCCAGAAGAGATTGAAATGCCCGTGTCAGTATCACTGCGGCCACGCCATAGACCGTCAGCCAAAGGCGCCGCTCCATCCGCTCCAACAGCTGCTCCAGTTGCTGCTGCCGACGTTCAAGTGCCTGCAATTGGATCTCGATGACCTTTTCATGCGCCGACAACCTCAGCCCCGGCGCACAGTCAAACGGTGGCATGGGATATTCAGCCATCCAGCTCGCCCTCGGGCAGCGGTGGCAGGCCAAGCAATTTGCGTTTCTCTGCCTGGCTGAGGAAATCCGCAGCCGAGACCCGCTGCCATTGCCGCTCACGCTCTTCGGAGAGCGCTGAGACTTGATCAAGGTCGGGCTTTAGTTCGATGATTTCATTGCCAAACCCAGAGAGCCATTCAGACAGTCCCGCCGCAATCCGGGTCACCAGGGGCACCACGGTCAGGCGATAGAAGGCCCGGTTTGCCTCCTGGTAATTGGAATAGGCCGTGTCGCCCGGCAGGCCCAACAGCATCGGCGGCACCCCAAAGGCCAGGGCAATTTCACGCGCCGCGGCTTCTTTGGTCTTTTGAAACTCCATATCCGAGGGCGAAAACCCCATGGGTTTCCAGTCCAACCCGCCCTCCAGCACCATGGGTCGCCCGGCATTTCGTGCGCCTTGAAAGTTGGCCTCGACCTCTTCGCTAAGGCGGCGAAACTGGTCATCTGACAGGCTGCCCTGGCCATCGGTCCCGGCCCAGACCAGCGCCCCGGACGGGCGTGCTGCATTGTCCAAAAGCCCCTTTGACCATTGTGAGGCTGCGGAATGCACATCCAGCGACAGCGCCGCCGCCTGCAGCGGTGCAAGCCCGTAGTGATCATCCTGCGGGTGGAAGTTTTTCAGATGCAGCACTGCGGTCCGACTATCTTCGCAGGCAAAGCGGTGTTTGCGCCCCCCCACAGTATAGTCATAGGCCTGTGGCCAGCCGTCGGGACCGGGTACAAGTGTCATGCGGTCAGGGCGCAGCAGATGCAGCTCCGAGGGCCAGCCTTCCGCCTCGCTCACCGCCTCGACATAGACGTTTCCCGACAGCATCAGATGGCCAAACAGGCTCTCAAAAAAGTCCTGCCGCGTCTGCGCCCCATTGGGGCGGGTGATAAGCGACAGCAGCGGGTGGGTCTCATAGCGCTGCGCGGCGTCCTGAACCACCAGCGGCAGGGCCGCTGCCGCCTCGATCACCATACGAACGGCGCGAAACCCAACCGGATTTCCCAGGTAGCCAAGCCGCGTCAAAGAGCTGGTATCGCGGGCAGCCAGCGAGAAGGCGCCGCCGCCCTGCCAGGCAATGCCACGGGCGGCAGTGCTGGCCTTGGTTTGCGTCACTGTGGCCGATGAGGCCAGGGGCTCGCTGGGCTGTTTCTTGCGCCAGGGTAGGTCAAACCTCATGGGCCGCTCCTTTGATCCATCATCCGGGCATCGCGCCCTTTGCTGGAGAACAGATATGAGCTGCGGAGCTGAACATCCTCCAAGCGCGCCGTTCCACACAAAGGAAACGCAGGACGTAATATTCTGTATTTACTTATTAATTACAGATACCCCGGTGTTGCATTCCGCCGCGTGGCGTCAGACCATTCGGGCGCGTGGCAGGCGATTTTGGCGCGCCGGATCCAGAATTAACTGATGAATAGCCCAGACCAGCGCATCAACCCGGTCCGGCGAGCCCTGCCCCTGAAACCCCTGCGCAGCCATTTGGCACATTTGCTCTTCCAGCTCTGCCAGACCTGGCAGATGATGCACCCGGCGCTGCTCATAAAGAGCGGCAACGGGCTCAGCGCGCACCACCTTCCCCCGGCTGGCATGAACCGCCTGAAAACCGATCAGCGGATCAATCTGCCGCAGCAGGCTTTCAACCAGCGCGCCCCCCTGGTTGACCTCCGCCACCACCCGGTCAGCGCCGAACTCCTGATGGGCGGCAATCACCGCCTTGGCCCAGGTCAAGGGCCCCACCCCCTGAACGGTCCGATCCGCCAATACATAGGCCTGCCAGTTTTGCACCGGCCCCTGCAGGCAGGCTCCGGCCACAAGGATCCCGCAGGCATCCGAGGCCTTTCCCGCGCTCACAGCCGGATCCACCGCCACCACGATGCGATCCAACACCGGCGCCGCAGCCACCTGCAGCTCGGCCAATTGCGCAGCCCGCCAGATGGCGCCCTCGACATCGCTCAGCAGCACGCCGTCAAGTTCCTGCCGCCCCAGACGCGAGCCCGCATAACGGGCGCGCACCTCGGTCAGGAAGGAGGGCGCAAGATTGGCGCGGTTGGCCTCTGTGGCGGCGTGGCTTTGCACCGTAGAGGGCGTTTGCAGGAGCTGACGCAGCACCGCCACATTGCGCGGTGTAGTGGTCACACAGACCCGTGGGTCCTCTCCCAGCCGCAGGGAGAACTGCAACATGTCCCAGGCCTCGCGCGCGCGGCGCCATTTGGCCAGCTCATCCGCCCAGGCAGTATCAAACTGCGGCCCCCGCAGCGCCTCTGGGTCGTGGGCCGAAAAGGCCTGCGCCATGGCGCCATTGGCCCAGATCAGCTTGCGTTCACCTGATTTCCACTGCGGCCTGCGATCCGGGGGGGAGCAGGCCAGAATGCCGCTGTCGCCCTGGATCATCACATCGCGGACCTGATCATAGGTCTCGCCAATCAACGCCAGGCGGCGGGCGCGACCGGGGGCCAGGGGCGTGGCACCTTCGACCTGGCTGCGAATCCATTCCGCCCCGGCGCGGGTCTTACCGGCGCCGCGCCCTCCCAGAATTACCCAGGTCCGCCAGTCCCCTGGGGGCGGCAGCTGATGTGCATGGGCCCAGACCTCAAACAGATAGGGCAAGGAAAGCGTCGCATTGTCACTCATCGCCTCGGTCAGGGTTTTCTGCAGCAAAGGCGCGGCGCAGGCGATCCAGGCGGCTGCTGATTTCAGCCCGGGCTGCGGCAAGATCAAGCCCCTGTTGATCACAGGTCTCTTGGGGGTTTTGCTCGACAAGGGTCTTCTCCACTTTCTGGCAATCTCTGATAAGCCCCTCAAGTTTTGCAATCCGGGGAAGCGCGGCGTTCAAGGCCTCCTCCCCGCAAGCGGCAAGGCGCTCCTGGAGGTCTTCGGCCTCCTGGCGCAGGCGCAGGATCGAGCGCTGCAGCGACTGAAACAGATCCTGCGTGGTTTGAGTATTGGGGGATGGCTCTGTCTGTGACATCTGGGCGTGGGCCTTTCATCCAAAGGGCCCCCGACACGACAAAAGACTGAGAGGATCAAACGCTGGCGCCCCAGAACCTGGCGCGGCGGGCAAGAAAGTGATCTTCGTTCTTTTTCCAGCTGCGGGGCAAATTAGGCGAGATCCTGGGTGAAAGTCAAATGAGACAGGGTTGCCAAGCGTCCGAGAGTAAAAGGAAATCTTAACAGACCGGGAGTGGTCCTGCCGGAGCCACCGGCCCAAACCACCGGCTTGCGCCACCAGCCTAGTCCACTGCCTGTGCTCTGACCTGTGCTCTGGCGCAGGCCAAAGAAAACCCGCCCCCATCAGATGATGAGGACGGGGGCAAAGATCATCGTGACCTTAAAAGAGCAGTTTAATCAGTTATTGTTCCGCTGCGCTTCGATCTCGCGCCATTTTGCAACGTTGCTATTGTGCTGTTGCAGCGTCTCCGCAAAGGCATGACCGCCGCTGCCATCCGCTACAAAGAACAGAAAATCGGTCGGCTCCGGGTTCACCGCCGCCAAGAGACTCGCCCGGCCAGGGTTGGCGATAGGCGTTGGGGGCAACCCTTCGATCACGTAGGTGTTCCACGGTGTAACCTTGCGCAATTCGCTTTGACGCAGGCCCCGACCCAGCACGCCTTCGCCTTTGGTGACGCCATAGATCACGGTGGGATCCGTTTGCAGGCGCATGCCCCGGTTCAGACGATTGGTAAAGACACTGGCCACCTGGCCACGCTCTTCTGCGACGCCGGTTTCTTTTTCGATGATCGAGGCAAGGATCAGCATTTCTTCGGGCGATTGCACCGCCGCGTCCTCGCTGCGGTTTTCCCAGGCTGCCGCAATCAGCAACTCCTGGCGCTCCTGCATCTGCGCCAGGATCTCGTCACGGGGCTGCCCTTTGACAATTTCATAGCTGTCAGGCGCCAACATGCCTTCTGCCGGGCGTTCTCCGGGATCACCGCTGAGAATGTCGATGTTTTGCAGGGCATTCACTACCTGCCAACTGGTCACACCCTCGGCCAATGCAACCCGGAAACGGGTATCCGAGGCAGATTTCAACTGGGTGAAGATCGCAGGCACATCGTCAACGCCGAGCTCAAAATCAGCCCGTTCGACAAATTTACCAGAGGCCGGGTCCAGCTCACGCACCTCGGCCCGCACCCGTGTCACCCCAACGCGGTAAACCACCTCGGTGCCGCAGGTGCTGGCGCCGCCCTGGGTGATCTGATCCAGAATGCTCTGCATCGTGCTGCCAGGACGGACAAGAAAGCTCCCCGCTTTGAGCTGGCGCGACTTTTCAGTGTATTTGGCGCTGAGCCGGAACAACATGCCGGAGCTAACCGCCCCCTGCTTTTCAAGCTCTGCGCTCACCCGGGTCATGTTTGACCCAGGGCGCACCTGCAGACAGATCGCTGTCTCCAACGGCCCCTCAGCGGTATACTGTGACTTGCCCCAAAGGATGACGCCGCCCAAAAGGAACAGCACCACCACCAGAACCGTCAGCATATTCGAAGCCAGGCTGCGCCACATTTATTTAGGCTTCCCAAAGACAACCGAGGCATTGGTCCCGCCAAAGCCAAAGGAATTGGACAGGGCCACGTCAATCTTGCGCTCACGCTTGGCATTTGGGGCCAGATCAATAGGTGTTTCAACCGCCTGATTGTCCAGGTTGATCGTTGGCGGAGCAACCTGATCGCGAATCGCCAGGATCGAGAAGATCGCCTCAATCGCGCCAGCAGCGCCCAAAAGATGGCCGGTTGCTGATTTGGTCGACGACATGGTGACCGCAGCCGCATGATCCCCCAGCATCCGCTCAACCGCGCCCAGTTCAATTGTGTCGGCCATGGTCGAGGTGCCATGGGCGTTGATGTAGTCTACATCTTTGGGCTCAAGCCCTGCATTTTTCAGCGCTGCGCGCATCGACCGCTCGCCGCCTTCGCCGGTCTCGGAGGGGGCGGTGATATGATAGGCATCGCCCGACAGGCCATAGCCCAGAACTTCGGCATAGATTTTGGCGCCACGGGCCACGGCATGGTCGTAGTCTTCCAGCACCACAACTCCGGCACCTTCGCCCATGACAAACCCGTCACGATCAGCGTCATAGGGGCGGGACGCCGATTTGGGATCATCTGCCCATTTGGTCGACAAGGCCTTGCAGGCATTAAAGCCGGCAATGCCAATTTCGCAGATCGCCGCTTCGGCGCCACCAGCAATCATCACATCGGCATCGCCGGATTTGATCAACCGGGCCGCATCGCCAATGGCGTGGGCCCCTGTTGAGCAAGCCGTCACCACCGAGTGGTTGGGGCCTTTGAACCCAAAGCGGATTGAGACCTGACCAGAGATCAGGTTGATCAGCGCACCGGGAATAAAGAAGGGAGAGACCCGGCGCGGGCCCTTTTCCTTGATCATCACTGCGGTGTTGGCGATGGAACTCAACCCGCCGATGCCAGAGCCGATCATGACGCCTGTGCGCTCCTGGCTTTCGGTATCTTCCGGGGTCCAGTCAGCATCCCGCACAGCCATTTCAGCGGCGGCGATACCATAAAGGATAAAGTCATCGATCTTTTTCTGATCTTTCTTGATCACCCAGTCATCCGGATTGAAAGAGCCGTCTGTGCCGTCACCACGCGTGACTTCGCAAGCATAGGTGGTTGCAACACCACTGGCCTCTGCGTCAAACAGGGTGATCGGTCCGGCGCCAGATTGACCGTCCAGCAGGCGCGACCAGGTCTCTTCGACCCCGGTTGCCAAAGGTGTCACCAATCCCAGTCCGGTTACAACGACTCGACGCATTCCTTGCTCTCCTCTGCCTCGGCAATTCGCAACCAGATAGCTTGGATTGCCCTAGGGGTGCAAGTGCGCCAATAGAACGTATCGGCGCAGAATGGCAAATAACAGAGCCCAAGCCAAGCCAATCAGCGCATCGGCACTGCGGCAAACCGGCTCTGCCAAGCGCCCAGCCAGAGAGCCAGGCCAAAGGATCCGGCCAGCCCTCTGGCGAAAGCAAAAAGCGGAACGGCCATGTTTGACCGCCCCGCCTATTACCTGGTGCAAGCCCTGCAGTCGCAGGTGATTCATTAAATGAATTCAGCAACTTCTTCAGGGTGCGGCTGGGCCGCCTCCAGGGCCTCCTCCAGGGTGAGCGTCTTGCGAAACAGCGCCCGCCCAACCAAAGCCCCGGCAATATTGGACAGGTACTTCAACCGCGACAGATCATCGACACAGCGCACGACGCCACTGGCGATCACCGGTGACTGAGCCTTGGCGGCCAGCCCGGAAATCAGCCCCAATTGCCCGTCCAGGTCGGACATATCACTGTCGATATCGGTGACAATAATGCCTGCAAAGGGGGCAGCCCCAAAGGCGGCGATATAGCTTTCAGGTTCAAATGCACCAGCTTGGCGCCACCCTTCAGTCATAACCTGCCCCTGCCAGACATCCACCGCCAGAACGATCTGATCGGGATACTGTTTCGCCATCTCGCAAACCAAAGTGGGATCAAGCGCGGCCAGGGTGCCAACAACGATACGTCCTGCGCCCTGTTCGATCCAGCTCTCGATACTGTCCCGGCTGCGCATACCGCCGCCCAATTGTACCGGAATACCAGCGCTGCGAATGATCTCAGCCACCAGTTCTTTGTTGCTGTCATCGCCCTGAATGGCGTTGAAATCAGTCAGGTGCATCCACTGGGCACCTGCTGCGGCAAATTCCTTTGCCTTTTCAACAGGATCCACATGCCAGACCATCGGCTCCTCCAGCCGACCCTTTTCCAGAGTGACGCAGCGCCCGTCTAGCAATTCGATTGTCGGAAAAATCATCATCT
This genomic interval carries:
- a CDS encoding HK97 family phage prohead protease; translation: MVVEAGFEHKFSRFGEMLTVQDDSVIQGYASLFGEADQGGDRVAPGAYGASLQRLAASGCRVKMLWQHDPAQPIGVWEELREDTRGLWVKGRLLTEISRGAEAAALIAAGAIEGLSIGYRTKRAHRGEDGGRVLTEVELWEVSLVTFPMLPTARVMGQKSDAEERKLRQLAADLRRASRDLNRMILSPTLNRTGQKHD
- a CDS encoding GTA head formation protein, RCAP_rcc01685 family; this encodes MAEYPMPPFDCAPGLRLSAHEKVIEIQLQALERRQQQLEQLLERMERRLWLTVYGVAAVILTRAFQSLLAMN
- a CDS encoding phage portal protein, yielding MRFDLPWRKKQPSEPLASSATVTQTKASTAARGIAWQGGGAFSLAARDTSSLTRLGYLGNPVGFRAVRMVIEAAAALPLVVQDAAQRYETHPLLSLITRPNGAQTRQDFFESLFGHLMLSGNVYVEAVSEAEGWPSELHLLRPDRMTLVPGPDGWPQAYDYTVGGRKHRFACEDSRTAVLHLKNFHPQDDHYGLAPLQAAALSLDVHSAASQWSKGLLDNAARPSGALVWAGTDGQGSLSDDQFRRLSEEVEANFQGARNAGRPMVLEGGLDWKPMGFSPSDMEFQKTKEAAAREIALAFGVPPMLLGLPGDTAYSNYQEANRAFYRLTVVPLVTRIAAGLSEWLSGFGNEIIELKPDLDQVSALSEERERQWQRVSAADFLSQAEKRKLLGLPPLPEGELDG
- a CDS encoding DNA-packaging protein; this encodes MSDNATLSLPYLFEVWAHAHQLPPPGDWRTWVILGGRGAGKTRAGAEWIRSQVEGATPLAPGRARRLALIGETYDQVRDVMIQGDSGILACSPPDRRPQWKSGERKLIWANGAMAQAFSAHDPEALRGPQFDTAWADELAKWRRAREAWDMLQFSLRLGEDPRVCVTTTPRNVAVLRQLLQTPSTVQSHAATEANRANLAPSFLTEVRARYAGSRLGRQELDGVLLSDVEGAIWRAAQLAELQVAAAPVLDRIVVAVDPAVSAGKASDACGILVAGACLQGPVQNWQAYVLADRTVQGVGPLTWAKAVIAAHQEFGADRVVAEVNQGGALVESLLRQIDPLIGFQAVHASRGKVVRAEPVAALYEQRRVHHLPGLAELEEQMCQMAAQGFQGQGSPDRVDALVWAIHQLILDPARQNRLPRARMV
- the mltG gene encoding endolytic transglycosylase MltG; the encoded protein is MWRSLASNMLTVLVVVLFLLGGVILWGKSQYTAEGPLETAICLQVRPGSNMTRVSAELEKQGAVSSGMLFRLSAKYTEKSRQLKAGSFLVRPGSTMQSILDQITQGGASTCGTEVVYRVGVTRVRAEVRELDPASGKFVERADFELGVDDVPAIFTQLKSASDTRFRVALAEGVTSWQVVNALQNIDILSGDPGERPAEGMLAPDSYEIVKGQPRDEILAQMQERQELLIAAAWENRSEDAAVQSPEEMLILASIIEKETGVAEERGQVASVFTNRLNRGMRLQTDPTVIYGVTKGEGVLGRGLRQSELRKVTPWNTYVIEGLPPTPIANPGRASLLAAVNPEPTDFLFFVADGSGGHAFAETLQQHNSNVAKWREIEAQRNNN
- the fabF gene encoding beta-ketoacyl-ACP synthase II, with the protein product MRRVVVTGLGLVTPLATGVEETWSRLLDGQSGAGPITLFDAEASGVATTYACEVTRGDGTDGSFNPDDWVIKKDQKKIDDFILYGIAAAEMAVRDADWTPEDTESQERTGVMIGSGIGGLSSIANTAVMIKEKGPRRVSPFFIPGALINLISGQVSIRFGFKGPNHSVVTACSTGAHAIGDAARLIKSGDADVMIAGGAEAAICEIGIAGFNACKALSTKWADDPKSASRPYDADRDGFVMGEGAGVVVLEDYDHAVARGAKIYAEVLGYGLSGDAYHITAPSETGEGGERSMRAALKNAGLEPKDVDYINAHGTSTMADTIELGAVERMLGDHAAAVTMSSTKSATGHLLGAAGAIEAIFSILAIRDQVAPPTINLDNQAVETPIDLAPNAKRERKIDVALSNSFGFGGTNASVVFGKPK